The following proteins are co-located in the Vigna angularis cultivar LongXiaoDou No.4 chromosome 2, ASM1680809v1, whole genome shotgun sequence genome:
- the LOC108328006 gene encoding remorin: MEEPQSKPETIPSSALVVAEVAPVVDEVPSNDAVAKEASGAEESKDTLVKPENTEVPEKKQSSKGSLDRDVALAEVVKGKKLSYVKAWEESEKAKADNRAEKHFSAIAAWESKKMAALEAELKKIEEQLEKKKAQQAEKMKNKMALVHKEAEEKRAIIEAKRGEEILKTEEMAARYRATGTTPKKTVGCF, translated from the exons ATGGAAGAGCCGCAATCGAAGCCCGAAACTATCCCTTCTTCGGCTTTGGTTGTGGCTGAGGTGGCTCCGGTTGTGGATGAAGTGCCCTCCAACGATGCCGTTGCAAAGGAAGCTTCTGGAGCAGAGGAGTCCAAAGATACCCTTGTTAAACCCGAGA ATACAGAAGTTCCTGAAAAAAAACAAAGCTCGAAAGGGTCTCTTGATAGAG ATGTCGCTCTGGCTGAAGTAGTTAAAGGGAAAAAGTTGTCCTATGTGAAGGCATGGGAAGAGAGTGAAAAGGCCAAAGCAGACAACAG AGCTGAAAAACATTTCTCAGCAATTGCTGCTTGGGAAAGCAAAAAGATGGCAGCTCTTGAAGCTGAGTTGAAAAAAATAGAG GAACAACTGGAGAAAAAGAAAGCACAGCaagctgaaaagatgaaaaacaaGATGGCTTTAGTTCACAAGGAAGCAGAGGAGAAGAGGGCAATAATTGAAGCCAAGCGTGGAGAAGAGATTCTCAAGACAGAAGAAATGGCTGCAAGATACCGTGCAACAGGAACCACTCCAAAGAAGACCGTAGGCTgcttttaa
- the LOC108327881 gene encoding uncharacterized protein LOC108327881, with product MASYKELPRTAQIRLVSSHQEVYEPCDDSFALVDALLADRSNLLEHHPSLCIEIGCGSGYVITSLALILGQEGYGVNYFATDINPHAVEVTRKTMEAHGVGAELVVTDIAAGLEERLAGLVDVMVVNPPYVPTPEDEVGVEGITSSWAGGENGRSVIDKILPVADRLLSEKGWLYMVTLTANNPSEICQQMRKKGYGSKIVVQRSTEEESLHIIKFWRDFDNGKDEANQSASGFIGSLLTHIPLFSFWRGTNSDNKC from the exons ATG GCTTCATACAAAGAATTACCAAGAACTGCTCAAATTCGCCTTGTAAGTTCCCATCAGGAGGTTTATGAACCATGTGATGATTCTTTTGCACTGGTTGATGCTCTTCTAGCTGATCGCAGTAACTTGCTGGAACATCATCCATCATTGTGCATAGAGATAGGCTGTGGAAGTGGATATGTCATCACTTCCCTCGCTCTTATTCTGGGGCAGGAAGGTTATGGTGTCAACTATTTTGCAACCGATATCAACCCTCATGCTGTGGAGGTGACCCGAAAGACTATGGAAGCACATGGGGTTGGTGCTGAGTTGGTAGTAACAGATATTGCAGCTGGACTAGAGGAGCGTTTGGCAGGGTTGGTTGATGTTATGGTTGTGAACCCTCCTTATGTGCCTACCCCTGAAGACGAAGTTGGTGTTGAAGGTATTACCTCATCTTGGGCAGGTGGGGAGAATGGCCGAAGTGTTATAGATAAGATTTTGCCGGTTGCAGACCGTCTTTTGTCAGAAAAGGGATGGCTATACATGGTGACCCTCACTGCAAACAATCCTTCTGAGATATGCCAACAAATGAGAAAGAAAGGATATGGTTCTAAGATTGTTGTCCAAAGATCCACAGAGGAAGAAAGTCTCCATATAATCAAGTTCTGGCGGGATTTTGATAATGGAAAGGATGAAGCAAACCAATCTGCTTCTGGGTTCATAGGCTCCTTGCTTACACATAttcctttattttcattttggagAGGCACCAATAGTGACAACAAGTGTTGA